A genomic region of Eschrichtius robustus isolate mEscRob2 chromosome 21, mEscRob2.pri, whole genome shotgun sequence contains the following coding sequences:
- the SMIM19 gene encoding small integral membrane protein 19, giving the protein MPGGYGVMGDEGSIDYSVHEAWNEATNVYLVVILVSFGLFMYAKRNKRKIMRIFSVPPPTDTLSEPNFYDTISKIRLRQQLEMYSISRKYDYQQPQSQADSVQLSLE; this is encoded by the exons ATGCCTGGCGGTTACGGAGTGATGGGTGACGAGGGCTCCATCGATTACAGCGTTCACGAGGCCTGGAATGAAGCCACCAACGTGTACCTGGTAGTGATCCTTGTCAGCTTTGGGCTCTTCATGTATGCCAAGAG aaataaaaggaaaattatgaGGATATTCAGTGTGCCACCTCCAACAGACACTCTGTCAGAGCCCAACTTTTATGACACAATAAGCAAAATTCGTTTAAGACAGCAACTGGAAATGTACTCCATTT CCAGAAAGTATGATTATCAGCAGCCACAGAGCCAAGCTGACAGTGTACAGCTCTCATTGGAATGA